The following DNA comes from Deferribacterota bacterium.
TATGTCCCAAATATTCCTATTTTTTCAACTGAGCCTGCTACATCTCCAATTTTGACAAAATCACCAACATTAAATGGTCTAAAAGTAATTATTATAATACCAGATGCAAAATTTGATAAGGAGTTCTGTAATGACAAACCAATAGCCAAACCAGCAGCAGCTATTAGAGCTATAATTGAACTTGTTTGAATTCCAATATTTGAAAGGGCTATAATGAATACAAGAACAATCAAAGCGTAATATATAATAGATAATAGAAAATCGCCTATTGTTGGGTCAAATCTGTTTCTTTTGAATATTTTATTTAAAAAATTAACTAACCTCTTAGATAACCATATCCCAATAACTAAAATAATTAATGAAACGACTATTTTAAAGCCATATAGAAAAAACCACTCTTTAATTTTGCTAAATATAGTCTCCATATTTTTGCACCTTTTTATTCATTTAAATAAATATTAAAGTCAATGGTAATCTAATTTACTAAATTTAAGGAATAAAAAAAAGATAAATATAGCTGCCAATAATGCCACCTATAATAGGTCCTATTATGGGTACAATAATGCCATATCTAAAATCTGAATTCCCTTTATTTGGGATAGGCAATAAATAGTGAGCCAATCTAGGGCCTAAATCTCTAGCAGGATTTATAGCATAACCTGTGGGACCTCCAAGGCTTAAACCAATAGAAAAGACAACTAAACCGATAATTAATGCACCTAATGAACCAATAAGATTATTTTCATTAGTTACCCCCAATACTCCTATAAGCAGAACCATTGTGCCTATAATTTCTGTTATTAAATTCTTAATGAAGTTTCTAATTTGTGGTACTGTAGAAAAAACTGATAGTATAGCTAAGCTATCCTTAGTTTCTTTAAAGTGATCTAAATATGCTAAATAAACAAAGATAGCCCCAAAGAAAGCACCTAAAACTTGGGCAATTATATAAATAGGAACAAGTGCAATATCAAGCTTTCCAATAGCAGCAAATCCTATAGTAACAGCTGGATTTATATGTGCACCACTCACCCAACCTGATACGTAAACACCTACCATAACAGCAAAACCCCAACCTGCTGTGATAACTATCCAACCACTATTTTCACCTTTGCTCTTGCTCAATAAAACATTAGCTACAACACCATCACCTAACAATACTAATAGGGCAGTTCCTAAAAATTCAGCTAAAAAGATATGCAAGCTCATCATGAGAACCTCCTAATTTAAAATTAATATAGTAATATATTATTATATTATATAGTAAAATGTGGTAAAATTACATTATAATTTTTTGAAATATTATAATAAATTTTAATTTTTTATTTACATATTATATAATTAATCGATATATTAATAATAAAGAGTGTTTTTATAAATATGACCTTCTGGAGGTTGTTATGAAAGTTTATAAAAATACTAAGGCGTTGTTTGCCGAATTAATTGATGAATTTGAAAAAAAACTAGGCATAACTCTAAGTGAATATTCTAAAATTTATCTTATGAGCTTCCTTGAAAAATTAGCAGAATCTTACGAGCATTTTTACATATTAGCAATAGATGAAAAACCTTTAATAGAAATCTTATTAGAAGCATTACATAAAGATTTGTTTAAAAAAATAACTGAATTAAAATTAGTAGGCGATATTTGTTTATTATTTAGCGGTCTATACCCTGACTATACATCTAATAAAATTATTGACATTGACTACTACATAAATATAGGTCGCAGTTCATATAGTTTTATTGCAAATACATATAGAAATTTAAAATCTAAAGAAGATCTCTATACTTTATATTTAAAACTAACAGAAGAGTTTCAAAGTTTAACCAGTATATTAACAGAGATATCCGATGAAATAAACCTTTTAAACAAAAACAACATATATAATATTTTAAACAGATGGAATAAAACTGGGATAAAAAAATACTCTGAAATACTTAAAAATAACAAAATAATCCCTTTTCCAAATTAATTTATTAATAAAAAAGAGGCCCTCTCGGGCCTCTTTTTCTAATACATACCCATTCCTGGAGCTCCTGCTCCTGGCATAGCTGGAGCTTCTTCTTTCTTTTCTGGTATTTCTGTTATTAATGCCTCAGTTGTAAGCATTAGACCAGCAACTGAAGATGCATTTTGTAATGCACATCTAGCAACCTTTGTTGGGTCAATTATACCAACTTCTATTAAATTAGTATATCTTTCATTATAAGCATCAAATCCGTAGGTAGTATCTTTTGATTCTCTTATTTTATTTACAACAATAGAACCTTCATAGCCTGCATTTTCTGCAATCTGTTTAACAGGATAAATTAAAGCCCTCTTAACAATTTCAACTCCAATTTGTTCATCACCTTCTAGTTTAAAATTTTCTAAAGCATCTAATGCTCTTAAAAATGCAACACCACCACCTGGTACAATACCTTCTTCAACAGCAGCTTTTGTTGCATTTAATGCATCCTCAACCCTTGCTTTCTTTTCCTTCATTTCTGTCTCAGTTGCAGCGCCAACTTTGATTACAGCAACACCACCAACTAACTTTGCTAATCTTTCTTGTAATTTTTCTCTATCATAGTCACTTGTTGTTTCTTCTATTTGTTTTTTAATTTGATTTACTCTTGCTTCAATATCTTCTTTTTTACCTGCGCCTTCAACAATTGTTGTATTCTCTTTGTCTATTACAATTCTTTTTGCTTTACCTAAATCACTAAATTTTACATTTTCTAATTTTAATCCTAATTCTTCACTTATTACTTGGCCACCTGTAAGCACTGCTATATCTTGCAACATCTCTTTTCTTCTATCACCAAAGCCTGGAGCTTTAACAGCTGAGCAATTTAGTGTACCTCTAAGTTTATTAACAACTAACGTTGCTAGTGCTTCACCCTCTATATCCTCTGCTATTATCAAAAATTTGGCATTTTGTTTAGCTAATTGTTCTAATATTGGCAATAAATCCTTCATATTAGATATCTTCTTATCATGTATTAATATATAAGCGTCTTCCAATACACATTCCATTGTATCTGGATTTGTCACAAAATAAGGTGATATATATCCTCTATCAAATTGCATACCTTCTACTATATCTAAGGTAGTTTCAATTGATTTGTTTTCCTCTGTGGTAATTACCCCATCTTTTCCAACTTTATCCATAGCTTCTGCAATTATATTACCAATTTCATGGTCATTATTTGCAGAAATTGTACCAACTTGAGCTATCTCTTTTTTATCTTGGATATCTTTTGATATCTCACCCAATTTTTTAACAATTACATCAACAGCTTTATCAATACCTCTCTTGATTTCCATAGGATTTGCACCTGCAACTACATTTTTCATACCTTCCCTATAGATAGCTTGAGCTAATATTGTTGCAGTAGTTGTTCCATCACCAGCTATATCACTAGTTTTAGATGCAACCTCTTTAACCATTTGTGCACCTAAATTTTCATAGGGATCCTTCAACTCAATCTCTTTGGCAACAGTTACACCATCTTTAGTAACTGTTGGGGAACCAAATTTTTTTTCAATAACAACATTTCTCCCCTTTGGGCCTAATGTAACTTTAACAGCATTTGCTAAGGTATCAACACCCTTTGCTATTGCTCTTCTTGCTTCTTCGCTATACTTTATTTCTTTTGCCATAAATTACCTCCTTAAATTTTTTTATTCAATTATTCCTAAAATATCATCTTCTTTCATTATCAAATATTCTTCATTGTTCATCTCAATTTCAGTACCTGCATACTTGCTAAACAAAACTTTATCACCAGGCTTAACAGTAAGATTTACTTTGGTTCCATTTTCTAAAACCTTGCCTGATCCTACAG
Coding sequences within:
- the groL gene encoding chaperonin GroEL (60 kDa chaperone family; promotes refolding of misfolded polypeptides especially under stressful conditions; forms two stacked rings of heptamers to form a barrel-shaped 14mer; ends can be capped by GroES; misfolded proteins enter the barrel where they are refolded when GroES binds), which codes for MAKEIKYSEEARRAIAKGVDTLANAVKVTLGPKGRNVVIEKKFGSPTVTKDGVTVAKEIELKDPYENLGAQMVKEVASKTSDIAGDGTTTATILAQAIYREGMKNVVAGANPMEIKRGIDKAVDVIVKKLGEISKDIQDKKEIAQVGTISANNDHEIGNIIAEAMDKVGKDGVITTEENKSIETTLDIVEGMQFDRGYISPYFVTNPDTMECVLEDAYILIHDKKISNMKDLLPILEQLAKQNAKFLIIAEDIEGEALATLVVNKLRGTLNCSAVKAPGFGDRRKEMLQDIAVLTGGQVISEELGLKLENVKFSDLGKAKRIVIDKENTTIVEGAGKKEDIEARVNQIKKQIEETTSDYDREKLQERLAKLVGGVAVIKVGAATETEMKEKKARVEDALNATKAAVEEGIVPGGGVAFLRALDALENFKLEGDEQIGVEIVKRALIYPVKQIAENAGYEGSIVVNKIRESKDTTYGFDAYNERYTNLIEVGIIDPTKVARCALQNASSVAGLMLTTEALITEIPEKKEEAPAMPGAGAPGMGMY
- a CDS encoding mechanosensitive ion channel, yielding METIFSKIKEWFFLYGFKIVVSLIILVIGIWLSKRLVNFLNKIFKRNRFDPTIGDFLLSIIYYALIVLVFIIALSNIGIQTSSIIALIAAAGLAIGLSLQNSLSNFASGIIIITFRPFNVGDFVKIGDVAGSVEKIGIFGTYINTYDNLKIFVPNSKITSDNIINYAANDKRMHDIVVSVSYSDDIKKVKDVLLNILKSDERVLDEPEPYVMVKEFAESSINFGVRPWVSRDVYWPFLWDFNEKVKIAFDKEGITIPFPQRDIYIKEYEKNLNSVI
- a CDS encoding MIP/aquaporin family protein; protein product: MSLHIFLAEFLGTALLVLLGDGVVANVLLSKSKGENSGWIVITAGWGFAVMVGVYVSGWVSGAHINPAVTIGFAAIGKLDIALVPIYIIAQVLGAFFGAIFVYLAYLDHFKETKDSLAILSVFSTVPQIRNFIKNLITEIIGTMVLLIGVLGVTNENNLIGSLGALIIGLVVFSIGLSLGGPTGYAINPARDLGPRLAHYLLPIPNKGNSDFRYGIIVPIIGPIIGGIIGSYIYLFFIP
- the groES gene encoding co-chaperone GroES, giving the protein MQITKLKPLQDRVLVKRLEAEEKTEAGIIIPDTAKEKPQKGEVVAVGSGKVLENGTKVNLTVKPGDKVLFSKYAGTEIEMNNEEYLIMKEDDILGIIE